The nucleotide sequence CCCCGAGCAGCTGAAAACCTGCGTGAAGCGCTTCTACAGCCTCTGGAGCCGCAACCAATGGAAGCGCGAGCGGTACGCCCCCAGCTTCCACCTCGACGACTATAACGTAGACCCGCGCTCCTGGCTGCGCTTCCCCATCCTGAGCGGCGGCTACACTGAGGAACTGAACGCGCTGTAGGGGCCGGGCGGCGACTGGCTGCGCTGTGGCTCCGGTCCGGCGGCTCTTTCAGCCGTCGGGCCAGTCGTCGTCAGCGCGGCGCGGCTGCCACCTCCGGCCAGTTGCGGTTGCACGAGGATTCCGGATTTATATCTGCAAGTGCCGACGGGTTGCTGGGTTTCAATATATTATCAACTGTCAGACAAGCTGTTGAATAATATTGCTGGGCCTGTGCGCAAGTTTTGCGTGCTGATGGGGCCTAAGCAGTTGTATCCTCAGCAGGCGTCGGCAAAGGCCGGGTGCCGGGCAGGTGTCGTTTTCATCTCTCAATTCCTGCCTCCCTGGTGTATACCCTTCCGCTGCCTGCTGCTTCCGGCGTTGTGCCGCCCGCGCCCGGCGCTGCCGTCTCGCCCGATGACGAGTTGGTAGCACAGCTGCAGCAGGGCAGCGAGGCGGCGTTCCGGACGCTGGTGGAACGCTACCAGAACCGCATCTACCGCACGGTGCTGGCGCTGCTGCAGTCGGCGGAAGAGGCCGAGGACGTGGCGCAGGAGGTGTTTGTGGAGGTGTACCAGACCATCGGGCGGTTTCGGGGCGAGGCGGCGCTGAGCACCTGGCTGTACCGGCTGGCTACTTCGCGGGCGTTCAAGCACCGGCAGCGGGCCCGCGCCCGGAAGCGCTTCGCCTACTTCACCAGTCTGCTGGGTTTCGACAACCAGGTGCTGCACGAGCCGCCCGACCATGCGCACCCGCAGGCCCAACTGGAAGGCCAGCAGCAGCTGGCGTTGCTGTTGGCGCACATTGCCCGGCTGCCCGGCCAGCAGCAGGTGGCCTTCACGCTGCGCCACGAGCAGGAGTTGAGCTACGAGGAAATAGCGGCGGTGCTCGACACCACCGTGCCGGCCGTGGAATCCCTGCTGTTCCGGGCCCGCAAAACCCTTCGTATCCATCTTTCTCTGCGCCATGACTGATCCTGCCTCCCGGCCCACAGCCGACGACGAATGGGAAAACCTGCTGCGCCAGTGGCGCACCCAGCCCACTGCCCAGCCCCGGCCGTTTTTTTACAGCCGCGTGCGGGCCCGGCTGGTGGCCGAAGCCGCCGCGGAGCGCCAGCTGCTGCCCGCCTGGCTGCGCTGGCCTAGCTACGCCGTGATGCTGGGCTTGCTGCTGCTGCTGAGCGGCGACGGCGCCCTGCTGCGCTAGCGGCCGCCGGCCCACGAGTTGCCGCCGGAGGAGCTGGCAAAGCGGCAAGTGGAATGTCTGAGTACCTTTGAGTCCCTTCTATATTTCGTAACCATGCTTTCCTTTCTCTCCTACATCACTTGGACCGCCGACCCGATTCTGGCGCACATCGGCCCGCTCACGCTGCGTTGGTACGGGCTGCTGTTCATGTCGGGCTTCGTGTTCGGCACGTTCATTTTGTCGCACATCTACAAATCCGAGCGGGTGTCGCCGCGCTGGGTGGATGTCATCACCATCTACATGCTGGTGGGCACCATTCTGGGGGCGCGGCTGGGCCACGTGCTGTTCTATGACCCTGCTTATTACCTCACCAGCGAGCATTTTCTGGAGATTTTCAAGATCTGGGAAGGTGGCCTGGCCAGCCATGGCGCCACGCTGGGCATCCTGCTGGCCACCTACCTGTTTGCCCGTAACAACAAGTTCGACTACCTCTGGGTGCTCGACCGGATTGTGATTGTGGTGGCGCTGGGTGGCTGCATGATCCGCCTCGGCAACCTGATGAACTCGGAAATCATCGGCCGCGTCACGGACGTGCCGTGGGCGTTCAAGTTTGCGCGCTACAACGAAATCCACGGCGGCAACAGCAACATTCCGTTTGAGCTGCGCCACCCCACCCAGATCTACGAGGCGCTGTTCTGCATCGTGCTGCTGGTACTGCTCTACTTCATGTGGAACCGCACCAAGGAGCGCACGCCGCGCGGGCAGCTGTTTGGTCTGTTTGTGGTGCTGCTGTTCTCGTTCCGGGTGCTGGTGGAGTTCCTGAAGGAAAACCAGGAAGCCTTCGAAGACCGGCTGCCGCTGAACATGGGCCAGCTGCTGAGCTTGCCCCTGATTCTGGTGGGGCTGTGGGTGTTGCTGCGTGCCGGCAAAGACCCCAAAAACCCCTACGGCTACGCCCCGCGTGACCTGGAAACCGACGCAACCCCCGATCCGAAGGCCCTCAAAGTATAGCCTTCGGCCTAGCACAAAAAAGCCCCTTCGCCAGACTGGCGGAGGGGCTTTTTTGTGGCTGATACTGTGCGGGGGCTTACAGCTTGTAGCGGTAGAGCGCGCCCTGTTCGGTGCTGATGAGCAGCGTGCCGTTATCGAGGAACAGCAGACCCTCGGTCTGGCCGGCGCCTTTCAGCGACACGGTTTTAGGGGTGGCTTTCAGGGCGCTGCTCAGGTCGGAGCCTTCCAGCAGGTACAGCTCTTCGCGGCCCAGCAGCGCCAGGTGGCGGCCGTCGGGGCTGAGGTCGGCGCCGGTTACCTCGCCGGCAATGCTGAGCTTGGTCAGCAGCTCAGCCACGTGCGAGCCGGGCTGGTCCGACACGCTGTAGACTTTGCTGGTGGTTTGGTTAGCGCGGTCTTTCGTGAACAGGTACACCTTGCCGGCGTTCCAGAGCGAGGCTTCGCAGTCGAAGTTGCGCTCATCCTTGGCGGGCGGGAAGGCTGTCTGGTCGGGGTAGCGGAAGCTGATTTTACCCACGCTGTTGGGGTTCTGCGGATCGACGCGGTAGATGGCCAGGTCGCGGCGGGTGTTGTTGTTGTTGCCGGCATCGGTGA is from Hymenobacter yonginensis and encodes:
- a CDS encoding RNA polymerase sigma factor — its product is MYTLPLPAASGVVPPAPGAAVSPDDELVAQLQQGSEAAFRTLVERYQNRIYRTVLALLQSAEEAEDVAQEVFVEVYQTIGRFRGEAALSTWLYRLATSRAFKHRQRARARKRFAYFTSLLGFDNQVLHEPPDHAHPQAQLEGQQQLALLLAHIARLPGQQQVAFTLRHEQELSYEEIAAVLDTTVPAVESLLFRARKTLRIHLSLRHD
- the lgt gene encoding prolipoprotein diacylglyceryl transferase → MLSFLSYITWTADPILAHIGPLTLRWYGLLFMSGFVFGTFILSHIYKSERVSPRWVDVITIYMLVGTILGARLGHVLFYDPAYYLTSEHFLEIFKIWEGGLASHGATLGILLATYLFARNNKFDYLWVLDRIVIVVALGGCMIRLGNLMNSEIIGRVTDVPWAFKFARYNEIHGGNSNIPFELRHPTQIYEALFCIVLLVLLYFMWNRTKERTPRGQLFGLFVVLLFSFRVLVEFLKENQEAFEDRLPLNMGQLLSLPLILVGLWVLLRAGKDPKNPYGYAPRDLETDATPDPKALKV
- a CDS encoding SdiA-regulated/phytase-like domain-containing protein is translated as MSRIFLLTLGLATLLTSACSQAQNEVSNDLTATSDTNDRGGDDQKSGKKGKKGKKDKKGNDASAPLGVLQPVGELQGGIPESSGLAHGGRPGTFYTHGDAGTSPTLYLINEKGEKLGERELPVTNIDWESLADDGKGTVFITDAGNNNNTRRDLAIYRVDPQNPNSVGKISFRYPDQTAFPPAKDERNFDCEASLWNAGKVYLFTKDRANQTTSKVYSVSDQPGSHVAELLTKLSIAGEVTGADLSPDGRHLALLGREELYLLEGSDLSSALKATPKTVSLKGAGQTEGLLFLDNGTLLISTEQGALYRYKL